The Candidatus Nitrosocaldus cavascurensis genome segment ACAAACATAGTCAGGGAGAAGGGTAGGCTGCCTCCAAAGCGTGGGCCTAGGGCACTACAGCATGAGGGTGTGCCATACTACGAACTTACGCAGGCAGGAATGCTTGTAGCCTCATGCTTGGATGAGTTGGGCGATGCAAAGATAAGCATACTTAGGCAGTGTATCTATACAATAGAGCAGGATATGTTGAGAGATGGGCTGCTCTTACTGCTTGAGGTTGCACCATCCCTAACTCTAAGGTTGATAGGTGAGTATGTGATGCACTATAGCCTAGATATAGATAGCATGGTGCCTATAACTGCAGATAAGTTCAGATATGTTCTTGCAGAGAGCATAAGGGCAGAGTTAGAGTTCATAGAGACGTTCATGAGTCTTAGCAAGGATAAGAGGAGCGAGTTGGTAAACTTCATGCAGATGCTCTCTCAGTAAGATTAAAATTCTCTTACAAAAGAGAGTATAGCGTACTGGTATGGCTCATGATCATGATAAGGTGCTTGAGAGTATAGTTGGTAAGGTTGTATCTCAAGTTGAGAACGATCTCATCTCTCAGATAGAATCATCTTATGCTCAATCACTTGAGAGGTTAAAGGCATCAAGAGCAGGTGTAGAGTCTGAGTATAGCAAGATAGTTGAGGGTGCAAGCAAGCAGGCTGAGAACCTGAAGAGGCAGATAGTTGAGAGTAGTAGGCTTGCTGTAAGGAACAAGCAACTCCTCCTCATAGAGGAGGCTGTAAACGATGTATTCAAGCATGTTATAGCAAGGATAGATAACATAAGGGCAGATGAGAGGTACGAGGCTATGATGAGAAGGCTTATAGAGAATGCATTGGATGCAATTGGTATGGATGCTGTGCTAGAGTGCAATGATAGTGATAGAGATGTTGTTGACAGGATAGTGCTAGAGTTGCAGCACAAGTACAACTTCAGCATAGAGATTGGTAACAGCATAGACTGCCTAGGAGGTATAAGGGCAAGGTCCAAGGATGGTTCAATAATACTGGATAACACACTTGATAGCAGGATAGAGAGGATGAAGCCAATACTAAAGAAAGATATAGCCAGACTCTTTATGGTGTGATGATATGGTAGCAAAGGGAAGGATAATCTGGATAAGCGGGCCAGCAGTGAAGGCAGATGGAATGGCAGAGGCAAAGATGTACGAGACGGTATACGTTGGGGAGTCAAGACTTATAGGCGAGGTTATAAGGCTTACAGGGGATACAGCATTC includes the following:
- a CDS encoding V-type ATP synthase subunit E, encoding MAHDHDKVLESIVGKVVSQVENDLISQIESSYAQSLERLKASRAGVESEYSKIVEGASKQAENLKRQIVESSRLAVRNKQLLLIEEAVNDVFKHVIARIDNIRADERYEAMMRRLIENALDAIGMDAVLECNDSDRDVVDRIVLELQHKYNFSIEIGNSIDCLGGIRARSKDGSIILDNTLDSRIERMKPILKKDIARLFMV